The following are from one region of the Rhodopirellula sp. P2 genome:
- a CDS encoding DUF1592 domain-containing protein — MRLVPAVVAALIFGFCGSAIGDDSNVQSLPTERVDCSTLTGKVMCGYQGWFNCEGDDAGLGWRHWGRNSRKPLGPGNVTVDLWPDMSEYSPEERFATKFRHSDGSVAEVFSSANEQSVRRHFQWMREYGIDGAFVQRFATSLRSPASLANRTAILNHCRRGSEENGRAFAVMYDLSGLREGELDVVQQDWTRLVNEEAITSSDAYLHHNGMPLVAIWGVGFAERHQPGAYTLDDCKTLIAQLNRAGCSIMLGVPTGWRELNRDCVTDPAVRSIFEMADVISPWTPGRYRNPEQAQRHGEQTWQPDQQECGANGQGYLPVVFPGFSWFNLRNGEAPLDDIPRLKGQFLWSQIIAAKKAGAEMLYVAMFDEVDEATAIFKCTNDPPQGRDAKFVTYEGLPSDHYLKIVGRAALLLRGEVASTETLPSEWLTTQVSTAGTAEAGNDPVQPPASQANQVVSDDLSAIRKFVSGQCLDCHTGSDAEAGLDLQAFDFDADQFAQPDFATAEWEKILRRVNTRQMPPPDYGQPDEATYSRVTAALVSVLDHHAQQFPRPGRVGAMRRMTRVEYQNAIRDLLAVTIDASDYLPKDESSHGFDNITVEELSPTHLNRYVSAAQKIARVAVGGLGNGPAGVTIRLPADRSQEKHVEGLPFGTRGGVLFDQHFPQTGEYEIELKLTRDRDEQVEGLHREHEIDVLVDRAPVHQFKVFPPKKTGKYGGPDYTHSDSHLKQRLHFDAGRHSIGVTFPKTFSSLTEGKRQPFDANFNRHRHPRLTPAIYQVSIVGPFAPEGPGNTTSRQAIFGEHWSGENANRDDAQTILTRLARRAYRRSVTDDELDLLMNFFVDGFSSGNFDEGIESALTALLVNPNFLFRIESVDPNAVASPETNVVAVNDHELASRLGSFLWSSLPDEELLDLADAKQLRNDDVLAGQVARMLDDPRANSLVTNFASQWLQLRNLDSITPDLRLFPDFDDNLRQSFQRETQLLFQDVLTNDRSVTDLIASQDTFLNERLATHYGIRGVTGSHFRRVKVSPESHRGGILRHGSILMVTSYATRTSPTIRGNWVMENIFGTPAPPPPPNVPNLKEKDTLAAMTVRERLAMHRANPTCASCHDLIDPLGFALENFDAVGRWRQFEGTLDVDSSGQLPDGTELQSIDELESGIVARPDIFAQTVAEKLMTYALGRAVEPYDGPAIRRIVRDASQSNYTLASLINGIVLSEPFRYRETLSESNNTQTSR; from the coding sequence TTGCGTCTTGTACCCGCTGTTGTCGCCGCGTTGATATTCGGGTTCTGTGGATCCGCGATCGGTGATGATTCGAACGTTCAGTCCCTGCCTACCGAACGAGTCGATTGCAGCACGCTGACCGGCAAGGTGATGTGCGGCTACCAAGGCTGGTTCAACTGCGAGGGAGACGACGCCGGACTTGGTTGGCGACATTGGGGACGCAACTCGAGAAAACCACTTGGTCCAGGCAATGTCACGGTCGACCTTTGGCCGGACATGTCGGAGTACTCACCGGAAGAACGCTTTGCCACCAAGTTCCGGCATTCCGACGGCAGCGTCGCGGAAGTGTTCAGCAGCGCCAACGAACAATCCGTTCGCCGTCACTTTCAATGGATGCGTGAGTACGGAATCGATGGTGCCTTTGTCCAACGCTTCGCAACTTCGCTGAGATCTCCCGCCAGTCTCGCGAATCGAACCGCGATTTTGAATCACTGTCGTCGCGGCTCCGAAGAGAACGGGCGGGCCTTCGCGGTGATGTATGACTTGTCGGGGCTTCGAGAAGGAGAACTCGACGTCGTTCAACAAGACTGGACTCGTCTGGTCAACGAAGAAGCGATCACCAGCAGCGACGCTTACCTGCATCACAACGGCATGCCCCTCGTCGCGATTTGGGGTGTCGGGTTCGCCGAACGGCACCAGCCCGGTGCTTACACGCTGGATGATTGCAAAACGCTGATCGCCCAACTGAATCGAGCCGGTTGCAGCATCATGCTGGGGGTCCCGACCGGCTGGCGAGAACTCAACCGAGACTGCGTGACCGATCCGGCGGTTCGATCAATCTTTGAAATGGCGGATGTGATCAGCCCATGGACGCCCGGACGCTATCGCAATCCAGAGCAAGCCCAACGACACGGCGAGCAAACTTGGCAACCTGATCAACAAGAGTGCGGTGCCAACGGACAAGGTTACTTGCCCGTCGTCTTCCCCGGTTTCAGCTGGTTCAATCTTCGCAACGGAGAAGCACCCCTGGATGACATCCCGCGACTGAAAGGCCAATTCCTTTGGTCGCAAATCATCGCGGCGAAGAAGGCCGGGGCAGAGATGCTGTACGTCGCAATGTTTGACGAAGTCGATGAAGCCACCGCCATCTTCAAGTGCACCAACGATCCACCACAAGGACGCGACGCAAAATTCGTGACCTACGAAGGCTTGCCCAGCGATCACTATCTCAAGATCGTCGGCCGAGCGGCTCTGTTGTTACGCGGTGAAGTCGCATCCACCGAGACATTGCCTAGCGAGTGGCTGACGACTCAGGTCAGCACTGCCGGAACTGCCGAGGCCGGGAACGATCCCGTTCAACCACCCGCGTCGCAAGCGAACCAAGTCGTTTCAGACGATCTTTCCGCGATTCGCAAATTCGTTTCCGGTCAATGTCTCGATTGTCACACGGGAAGCGACGCCGAAGCAGGGTTGGATTTGCAGGCGTTTGATTTCGATGCCGATCAGTTCGCACAACCTGACTTCGCGACAGCCGAGTGGGAAAAGATCCTGCGACGAGTCAACACGCGTCAGATGCCGCCGCCCGATTACGGTCAACCCGATGAAGCGACCTACTCTCGAGTAACAGCCGCGTTGGTTTCTGTTCTCGACCATCACGCCCAGCAGTTCCCACGACCCGGCCGAGTGGGTGCGATGCGGCGGATGACTCGCGTGGAATATCAAAACGCGATCCGTGATTTGTTGGCGGTGACCATCGATGCATCGGACTACCTTCCCAAGGATGAGTCCAGTCACGGGTTTGACAACATCACCGTCGAGGAACTCTCGCCGACGCACCTGAACCGTTACGTGTCGGCCGCACAAAAGATCGCTCGCGTGGCCGTCGGAGGTTTGGGGAACGGTCCCGCGGGAGTGACGATTCGCCTACCAGCCGACCGTTCGCAAGAAAAGCATGTGGAAGGCTTGCCATTTGGAACCCGCGGCGGCGTTTTGTTCGATCAGCACTTCCCGCAAACGGGTGAGTACGAAATCGAATTGAAATTGACTCGCGACCGAGACGAACAAGTCGAGGGTTTGCACCGCGAACACGAAATTGACGTGCTGGTCGATCGTGCTCCAGTGCACCAGTTCAAGGTGTTTCCACCAAAGAAGACCGGCAAGTACGGCGGTCCCGACTACACGCATTCGGATTCCCATCTGAAACAGCGTTTGCACTTCGATGCCGGTCGGCATTCGATTGGCGTCACTTTCCCAAAGACTTTCTCGTCGCTGACAGAGGGCAAACGACAGCCATTCGATGCCAACTTCAATCGGCACCGGCATCCGCGATTGACGCCGGCGATCTATCAGGTGTCCATCGTGGGGCCGTTCGCTCCGGAAGGCCCCGGCAACACAACCAGTCGCCAAGCAATCTTCGGCGAGCACTGGTCGGGCGAAAACGCGAACCGGGACGACGCTCAAACGATCCTCACGCGTTTGGCTCGACGAGCGTACCGTCGCTCAGTCACTGACGACGAACTCGATTTGCTGATGAATTTCTTTGTTGACGGTTTCTCATCCGGCAACTTTGACGAGGGCATCGAGTCCGCTCTCACCGCGTTGCTCGTCAATCCAAATTTCCTGTTCCGGATTGAATCCGTTGATCCAAATGCCGTTGCGTCACCAGAAACAAATGTCGTTGCGGTCAATGACCATGAACTGGCGTCCCGATTGGGATCGTTCTTGTGGAGCAGTTTGCCCGACGAAGAATTGTTGGACCTCGCCGACGCCAAGCAATTGCGAAACGATGACGTGCTGGCCGGGCAAGTCGCACGAATGCTAGACGATCCGCGTGCAAATTCACTCGTCACAAACTTCGCCTCGCAGTGGTTGCAATTGCGCAACCTGGATTCGATCACGCCCGACCTGCGATTGTTCCCCGACTTCGACGACAACCTTCGCCAATCCTTTCAACGCGAAACTCAGTTGTTGTTTCAGGATGTTTTGACGAACGATCGAAGCGTCACGGATTTGATCGCCTCGCAAGACACCTTTTTGAACGAACGTTTGGCCACGCACTACGGGATCCGAGGCGTCACCGGCAGCCATTTCCGTCGCGTTAAAGTTTCGCCCGAGTCGCACCGGGGCGGCATCTTGCGGCACGGCAGCATTCTGATGGTCACCTCGTACGCCACTCGAACGTCGCCGACCATTCGCGGCAACTGGGTGATGGAAAACATCTTTGGAACACCGGCTCCTCCACCACCGCCGAACGTCCCCAATTTGAAAGAGAAAGACACGCTCGCGGCGATGACGGTTCGAGAACGGCTGGCGATGCACCGAGCCAATCCGACTTGTGCGAGTTGCCATGACTTGATCGATCCGCTTGGCTTCGCTCTCGAAAACTTTGACGCGGTCGGACGTTGGCGACAATTTGAAGGCACGCTGGATGTCGATTCGTCGGGGCAACTCCCCGATGGCACTGAGTTGCAATCGATCGATGAACTGGAATCCGGCATCGTGGCTCGACCGGACATCTTTGCTCAAACCGTTGCTGAGAAACTGATGACCTACGCACTCGGACGAGCCGTCGAGCCATACGACGGACCGGCAATTCGCCGCATCGTTCGTGATGCCTCGCAGTCCAACTACACGCTGGCTTCTCTGATCAATGGCATCGTTCTGAGCGAGCCGTTTCGGTACCGAGAAACCTTGTCTGAATCGAACAACACGCAAACATCCCGATGA
- a CDS encoding 3-keto-disaccharide hydrolase: MSIFHSLRFPMGIALALCVALVGPNASAEDNAKGDESAKWTTLFDGESLEGWEKVGRDDSKWEVVDGVIKGTGGVSMLVNTSGPYKNFRYRAEVKINDGGNSGVYFRTTRKPGFMDGYEAQVDSTHTDPIRTGSLYGFCHVYPELVKPDTWFTYEIEVKDDNWRGRDMTRIKITVDGNELYEYMDFEKTYGPGHFAFQQHDPGSIVHIRKSEVMPLDD, encoded by the coding sequence ATGAGCATCTTTCATTCGCTTCGCTTTCCAATGGGGATCGCCCTCGCACTGTGCGTTGCACTTGTTGGCCCCAACGCTTCCGCTGAAGACAACGCGAAAGGCGACGAGTCGGCCAAGTGGACGACTTTGTTCGACGGTGAATCGCTGGAAGGTTGGGAGAAAGTTGGGCGAGACGACAGCAAGTGGGAAGTGGTCGATGGTGTGATCAAAGGCACCGGCGGTGTTTCGATGTTGGTCAACACCTCGGGCCCGTACAAGAATTTCCGCTACCGCGCGGAAGTCAAAATCAACGACGGTGGCAACTCGGGCGTTTACTTCCGCACGACACGCAAACCCGGATTCATGGACGGCTATGAAGCCCAGGTCGACAGCACCCACACCGACCCGATCCGCACCGGTTCGCTGTACGGTTTCTGCCACGTTTACCCCGAACTGGTCAAACCCGACACCTGGTTCACCTACGAGATCGAAGTCAAAGACGACAACTGGCGCGGTCGCGACATGACTCGCATCAAGATCACGGTCGATGGGAACGAGCTGTACGAATACATGGATTTCGAAAAGACCTACGGTCCCGGCCACTTCGCATTCCAGCAGCACGACCCAGGCAGCATCGTGCACATCCGAAAATCGGAAGTCATGCCACTGGACGACTAA
- a CDS encoding exopolysaccharide biosynthesis protein, whose product MSTDHNAPIEQIIHQIDEVAENNERVKFGQVMDAVGRKSFASLLLIVGAIMVVPGPADIPGVPVLLGLLVVTLCGQMLANSDHVWIPSWMERWEIGQSKVQKMLDWLRKPAAWIDSMTAQRWTWMMNHATISTLSVAAILVAMSTPVLEFIPFSANLAGGAIFAFALSILARDGLLAGVAVCIAVATFGLVGYQLLG is encoded by the coding sequence ATGAGTACCGATCACAACGCCCCCATCGAACAGATCATCCATCAAATCGATGAAGTCGCCGAGAACAACGAACGAGTGAAGTTTGGCCAGGTGATGGACGCTGTTGGACGAAAATCGTTCGCGTCGTTGCTGCTGATCGTGGGCGCGATCATGGTGGTGCCCGGTCCTGCTGATATTCCGGGCGTCCCGGTGTTGTTGGGTTTGCTGGTGGTCACCTTGTGCGGCCAAATGCTGGCCAATTCGGACCATGTTTGGATCCCGAGTTGGATGGAACGTTGGGAGATCGGTCAAAGCAAAGTTCAGAAAATGTTGGACTGGTTGCGGAAACCTGCCGCTTGGATTGACAGCATGACGGCTCAGCGATGGACTTGGATGATGAATCACGCGACGATCAGCACGCTGTCGGTGGCGGCGATTTTGGTGGCGATGAGCACACCTGTTTTGGAATTCATCCCGTTCAGCGCCAACTTAGCCGGAGGAGCCATCTTTGCGTTCGCGTTGTCGATCCTGGCCCGCGATGGTTTGCTGGCGGGAGTCGCCGTTTGCATCGCTGTGGCCACGTTTGGCTTGGTCGGATACCAGCTTCTCGGATAG
- a CDS encoding YciI family protein, which yields MPNEKLLTEMGNFNEKSVEAGIMKAGEGLKPTSQGVRVHFQGAERTVTDGPFAERNDRLGASLPQSDDQRSVEDQRSRYVG from the coding sequence ATGCCCAACGAAAAACTGCTGACCGAGATGGGGAACTTCAACGAGAAGTCGGTCGAGGCCGGGATCATGAAAGCCGGTGAAGGCTTGAAGCCAACCAGCCAAGGGGTTCGCGTTCACTTTCAGGGAGCGGAACGGACGGTGACTGACGGACCGTTCGCTGAGCGAAACGATCGATTGGGTGCGTCGCTGCCCCAATCCGATGATCAACGAAGCGTGGAAGATCAAAGATCACGCTATGTTGGATGA
- a CDS encoding alpha-amylase family glycosyl hydrolase → MIDSLHQQTSLQVAIVIEGREMNGTSVLSSSDLNQEQILNAEASKQGMGAIVHEKGVAFRVWAPNADRVSVVGTFNDWDEESNPLQREEHGTWYADIAKAKPGDEYQYQIINGDQSFNRIDPYAREVTNSIGNAVVYADTFDWKHPAFDRPAQNELVIYEMHIGTFHRDDPDQPGTFSDAVAKFKHLKELGINAIQIMPVAEFAGDLSWGYNPAHIFAVEQAYGGPDALKAFVDAAHQAGFAVIIDVVYNHFGPSDLDLWQFDGWSENDKGGIYFYQDHRSSTPWGDTRPDYGRGEVRQFIHDNAMMWMREFHADGLRYDMTAYIRTVSGIGNDDIAEGWGLMQWINRDLRKEFPGCYLIAEDLQTNNWLTKTEDQGGAGFTTQWDAAFVHPIRSAVQEIDDAHRDMWAVRDALCHRYNGDAFQRVIYSESHDEVANGKSRVPSEIDASDPESRFAKKRTVLAAALALTAPGIPMLFQGQEMLEDDWFEDTDPLEWERTRRLRGIKRLFRDLIHLRLNEDGTSRGLTGQHILMHHVNENDKVVAFVRRAEDPQDDVLVLANFANRSWDQYEIGFPDSGDWQLKLNTDWSGYDQDFDDHPVEHVDATDQPYDGLPARAEVSFGAYAVLIYTR, encoded by the coding sequence ATGATTGATTCGCTGCACCAACAAACCAGCTTGCAAGTTGCGATCGTCATCGAAGGACGTGAAATGAATGGAACCTCGGTTTTGTCGAGTAGTGATTTGAACCAAGAACAGATTCTGAACGCGGAGGCTTCCAAACAAGGAATGGGAGCCATCGTTCACGAGAAGGGCGTTGCCTTTCGGGTCTGGGCCCCAAACGCAGACCGTGTTTCGGTCGTGGGAACGTTCAACGACTGGGACGAGGAATCCAATCCGTTGCAGCGAGAAGAACACGGCACTTGGTACGCCGACATTGCGAAAGCCAAACCCGGCGACGAATACCAGTACCAGATCATCAACGGGGACCAGTCATTCAATCGCATCGACCCGTACGCCCGGGAAGTCACCAATTCGATCGGCAACGCGGTCGTCTACGCAGACACATTTGATTGGAAGCATCCGGCCTTTGATCGACCGGCTCAGAACGAGTTGGTGATCTACGAGATGCATATCGGAACGTTTCATCGAGACGATCCCGATCAACCGGGAACGTTCTCTGATGCAGTGGCGAAGTTCAAGCATCTCAAAGAACTCGGTATCAACGCGATTCAGATCATGCCTGTCGCCGAATTTGCTGGTGATTTGTCATGGGGTTACAACCCCGCTCACATCTTTGCAGTCGAACAGGCTTATGGTGGTCCGGACGCGTTGAAAGCGTTCGTCGACGCGGCACATCAAGCCGGCTTTGCGGTGATCATCGACGTCGTTTACAACCACTTTGGCCCCAGCGACTTGGATTTGTGGCAGTTCGATGGGTGGAGCGAAAACGACAAGGGTGGCATCTACTTCTATCAAGACCATCGTTCCAGCACGCCTTGGGGTGACACCCGACCAGACTATGGTCGCGGCGAAGTTCGCCAGTTCATTCACGACAACGCGATGATGTGGATGCGAGAATTCCACGCCGATGGATTGCGGTATGACATGACCGCTTACATTCGCACGGTCTCAGGGATTGGCAACGATGACATTGCCGAAGGCTGGGGTTTGATGCAGTGGATCAATCGTGATTTGCGAAAGGAGTTCCCAGGGTGCTACTTGATCGCGGAAGACCTGCAAACCAACAACTGGTTGACCAAAACCGAGGACCAAGGCGGCGCAGGCTTCACAACGCAGTGGGACGCGGCCTTTGTCCATCCGATCAGATCGGCAGTGCAAGAAATCGATGATGCTCATCGAGACATGTGGGCGGTGCGAGACGCGTTGTGCCATCGATACAACGGGGACGCTTTTCAGCGAGTGATCTACAGCGAGTCGCATGATGAAGTTGCCAACGGAAAATCACGTGTTCCGAGTGAGATCGACGCCAGTGATCCAGAGAGTCGTTTCGCCAAGAAGCGAACGGTCCTGGCTGCGGCATTGGCGCTCACGGCCCCTGGCATCCCGATGCTGTTCCAGGGACAAGAGATGTTGGAAGACGACTGGTTCGAGGACACCGATCCACTGGAGTGGGAACGGACTCGCCGGCTCAGAGGAATCAAACGCCTTTTTCGCGACCTGATTCACCTGCGTTTGAACGAAGACGGCACGTCGCGAGGATTGACGGGCCAGCACATCTTGATGCATCACGTCAACGAAAATGACAAAGTGGTGGCGTTCGTGCGGCGTGCCGAGGATCCTCAGGACGACGTTTTGGTGCTGGCAAACTTTGCCAACCGTTCTTGGGATCAATACGAAATCGGTTTTCCCGATTCGGGCGATTGGCAATTGAAGCTCAACACCGATTGGTCTGGCTACGATCAGGACTTCGACGATCATCCGGTCGAACATGTCGATGCGACGGACCAGCCCTACGATGGTTTGCCAGCTCGTGCCGAAGTGTCGTTTGGCGCTTACGCGGTTCTGATCTACACCCGCTGA